tcacaaatatatctaacaatctcccccaacttgtaagttatgaaaaatatacaagttaatagatttgatgatgtcaaaaatatttaagtacaaatgcaatgagagtttatatgcACTACTAAATACAACTTCTTTGCTAAAAAGTTAATTGTTCTTAAATATCCTAATTGACAATTAGTAATTGATGTTCCAGTTTTCAAATTGGTTACTCCGCCTCTTCCCCACTCTGTTAAAATCTCATACCTTTTGTTCAGATGAATGAACTTTCATATCTTcttgaaaatataaattaaacTAGTCTACACTATGATCACAAACCCCAGTTTTGTGATACACCCACCTCaaatttcttcaagaaaatcaaCCCCTTCAATCCATTTTTCAAATTTCCATTCATACCAAGCAATTCCCGTAGTCCATGACTCAAAAAAGTGGTACCTTTACATTTTTCACAAAGCCCTTGTCTTTTTGTATATACATGTATctgtgtatgtatgtatattttGTATTCTGAGTTGGTTTAGTTGTGCATTTGTAGGTGTGATGTGTTTGATATGCACAATGAGCTAGTTCCTTATGCCAAGGCTTGGACTTGGCAAAAATCAATTGTggaagaaagaaaagaattggtTGATAAGAATGAAGATTTTTGTGATAGTGTTATTGTTTTGCAACATCCATCTGTTTATACATTGGGAACAGGTAGTTCTGAGGGTCATTTAAAAGGAATCAAGAACTTTTATCGAACTGATCGCGGTGGTGAAGTTACTTATCATGGTCCAGGACAGGTACTTTATGAATTTTGTTATGCCAATTGGATAGTTGTTTAGctatttttaatgaaagtttGGATTTTTCGATTATGTGTAACCGTTAATGTTTGATAGTAGAACAATGTATAATGCAAATTGTAATATTTTGTGTTCCTTTATTAACTAATTACAGACTTGACTATATATCGTTAGTTTGGTTAGATATTTTCATCAAAAGTTTGGATTTTTCGATTAATTGGAACATTTATCTGTTTGATAGTAAAATATTTTATGGTGCAAATTTTAATCTTGTGTGTTCCTTAATTAACTTATTACAGACTTGACTATTTATCAGTAGTTTGTTTTTTGTAGCTAGTCATGTATCCTATTCTTAATCTTCGTTACCACACTATGGATCTTCATTGGTACCTTAGAGCTCTTGAGGAGGTGTTTATACGAGTTCTGCCGTCGTGTTTTACTATAAAGGCTGCCAAACACGAGGGTCTGACTGGGGTTTGGGTTGGTACGTGTTGAGAATTCTTATGTATTGGTATATGTCCTCATGCATTTTATTTTTACATGTCCTTATGATGCTTCATGCTTGAGTGTTGTTATTCTGCAATAAAGATTGATAACTTTGTAAATTTGAGAACCAAAAACAAGTAATTAAAGACAAAGAGATGAACAAAGAAGTGACAATATATTTACATAGCTTTCACCAAAAATGGCTACATTGTTTCTTCTTAATTCGGTTCCACAACTACATCATTAGTACATATATATAGAAGGCTAGTTAAAAACTATACTACCCTCCTTACTCCTTAATACTCCCCCTCAAGCCAATGAGCGAGAACAAAGTGAAACTCTTGGCTTGAAGATAAAAAAAACATATGCAGTTTCTCAACGGTCTCTTCTCAATGGATGACACAACCCCTCATTCTAGGGCATTAACCGCCTCCGCCGGCGCCAGATCGCCGTTTCGCCGTCGCAAAAACACCGTACGACCTCCCTCCGCCACCTCCGCTGGAGAATTCAAGTATTAATTGGCTTATAGGTCATGTTATCCCCAATACTTCTAGAATCATTATAAAAGGTGCGATGAAGCTTTTCACCTTCATGACTGACACTAATTCAATCTCCGATAATGATGATTCCGAAGATGAAGATGATGTAGCTAGCTGCGATGATGACATCCCTTTCAAGAAGGATAATACAACAACAGAGATAAATAATGGAGAGGAACCTCAACTTTCTGTAAAGAGCCCAAATTGGGTTATTGAAAAGCTACTTCTTCAGGAGACATTTTCCAGGGAAGAGTCTAACAAACTGATAGAGATTATTAGGTCACGGGTTGTAGATTGTTCCACTATGGAAGAGGGAAAGGGTGCTGGTTTAATGGAGACACCTAGCAGAAGTTATGATACTCCTGATCGATGCGGTAAAGCGGTCATGGAAGCAAAATATTGGTTGGAAGAAAAGAAAACAGGATCAAGTTCCAAGTCCGATATGCTTGCCCAAATCAACAAGGGCTCACCTGTGGGTGTGGCTAAATCCTATATGCAAGCTCGCCCTCCTTGGGCCTCTCCTTCTTTGAGGAACTCTGGATCAAGAACACCTTCACCAATGGTCATTGACCACTTTAAAGATGAAAAATTATCTTCTGTTGATGGCAGTTCATTTTCCTCTGCTCAGAAAAGAGGTACTCTTTCTGCTGGTTCTTGGACAATCCAGGACGAGATACGGAAAGTACGTTCCAAAGCAACAGAAGAGATGCTACGCATCCCATCCTCAAGAATAGATCTTTCATCATTTACTTCAGATCATAAAAAAAGCCAAAGTTCTGTTGTGCCTGATGATAGTAGTGACAAGGTGAATGTGTCAAAATCTTTACCTGAAATAGAACCTTTAGATGCATCTGTCGACTTGGTTGTTGGATCCTGTACTATCCACGACTCCAAAGGTTCTGCTTTGGGGATGAAAAAAGATCATTTGCAAGCTGAACAATTTTCCACTATTCCTGATACATCCATCCTACTTTGGGCACCACCACTGATTCTCACCAGTCAATCAGTTTGGAGCATTTAGCGAAGCAACATGATGCAACAAATGATACAAACTCAAAAGTTGAAACTGTTACTGCGAATATTAATGTCAGTAACAGTGGACAGCCAAATGCTAATAGTTCAGCATCTCTAAAATTTAGTTTATCAAAAGGCATGGATATAGAGCAGCTTCCCAAGAAACCTGACAATAAGCCAACCACTAGTATCTCTATAGATGAAGTATGTGCCTTTTCAAGTGAAGCTTCTCTTGAAATTCCACTCATAAATGACATCATTAGCACTGCTGATGGCTCCCGGGACTTGAAAGATCCGGGCCGCCAAGTAGATATGAAGAATGGTATGCCAGTTACTAGGAACTTGAATGAGAAGCTTCAAGAGAGAAAATCCAGCAGAAACCAAAGAAGGGTGAAAGGGAAATGACGTCATTGAATGGATGTGCCTGTATAATTTAAAATTGTATATTAGGCTAGATAATCTCCACTTTTAGCAAATATGTAGGTTGTATTTGAAAGTAAAACTCAGTTGAGGTGTAAAATCTAGACAATAATTTGCTGGTTCTGGCCTTTCTTTCAAGTTTTTTATTGCGAGATTTAGTgttcaaaaaaaatattaaggAGTAAGGAGGGTAGTATAGTCTTTATGAGAGCAGAGGATTGAGGGACACAAATATATAGATATAGAGACAGATATAATACAATATCATTGTCCCTTTTACTCACATTATCTATACCTCATTTCTGCCCTTTTCTCTTGTTGGTAATTCCATTCCACTGCAGTGTTGCCACAGATGCTTGATTTTGTTGAGACAACTTCTCCTTCTTTCAGAGGGTCAAAGCGAATGTGATATGCCCTGGCCTTATGATAATAGGAACAAACTCATCTTCTCCATCACCCTTCTCATCGGGCTTTTATATTCGGTATAAAAGGAAGGATTTTGGGGTGACAATTGGAATGAGAATTCAGTGTTCAGCAGCGCAAACGCAAGCCTGAGATAGTTGCTGGGGAACAGGGCGTCAGTGAGGTTGCCCATCATCCTGACTGTGTAACTGCGGTTACATGAATAGTTGGTTGTGCTGGTTTAAAGCCAATAGTACCTTTTAGGGAACTTGCAAATTGAAGAATCATTAGTTCAGGCTATGCATCAAACACCTTGACTGCACACCATAATCCTAAAAACACAATTATTATTTCTTTAACAAAATaactgttagtgtatactgaaaatatttatttgaagtatgtacatttatttctggccagtttatttgagaatcatttgaatgtttacatgttgtctaatattatatattgtgaacaatctagtatcaaatgggatacagaatattagattgttaaatacggttatataatataataaggttcacagcacaggtggtgttggacaatccactggtatggctgtagtattatttagattagtttatattgactaataaataatactagtatactttgtgtatattgaacaggatcaaatttagaattgttcccttaatactgattaagaaggagaactaagattctatgttattattaatgcttaggttcttaatccggaaatagtaattgacacgtgtatattatttacatgctttgatttatatatgaaataattcttttgaattatatcattatattttgggtgatggaattatatacatggtggatattatttattgaaggaatccatgtcctgataatattcgggttaatgatgtccccttgaaagctcaaaaagatttaattatgtgaaaccctgcaggtggaatttattctgacataattaaataaaggttgagtggatgatcaaggataaaagatattaattaaataaattatcagtaatttatttaattaatggacatatgatattttaaacatggggaatttaataagcaaataatattggaaccgaattaattaaattacggtattaggaaaggtagtgcaaatattaattctttagtggattgaattaatatttaattacattgggctaggctcaagatgtaattagaaggcccaacctaattatccatggtccctattgtagcctatatatattcttattctcttcttgttTGGGATTGtatgaaaacatattgtagccaccaaggagcaaaaagagaggataacttgagaagacggaggccacacttcgctcaagggaatttggaaATACAATAtaagagcgtggaatcaaccattaacaaggtaatcctcttttcgtaatctttatcgtaaaacgtagtaacaccctaagtccgtggttcccaacaattggtatcaagagcctggtaatgggttctacgttttatgatataatgtccatgtcgtaattatatatgcgtgtatatagtgttttgcttgtattggttttgatgcaggttgttaatccactattatggccatgtatattttaattatgtgtttggatcccacgtggtttaatcgtggttaatttttgttttggtttccacgtggtttaatcgtggttgtaatttacacaagggttgatcgtgttagaatagattttacaaaattagttttgtattagatctattttttttgtaattgttccgggtattttgtaatagttatgtgcgatcggaaatcaattccggtagttttttgttccgctgtgcgattacaaggggctgctgttgatgtttggatcgaacaaaatcaaaacaaaactcacagaaaagcaacaggtgCGCGtgcgctgcggccgctgcggcagctggggctgctggggccgctgcggcagctgggactgctggggctgctggggctgctgggggcgtcggggcgcgcttggggcagattttttttgagagctggatttttttttcaagggccataatagtggaaaatttattttatttttttccattaaattttaattattgctttaatttattgattatgtgtgtcgttaattatgtgtgtaattattttaaaattgcatgtttaacttaattaggacgacatggacataaattttatttattgctttaattaaatgttatatgttgctaaaattatgtgtgtattttgaatgcatgattagacataattataacaatatagggccccatttaattttaaaattcctcaattttaataaaaaaaattctaagtgggagagggaattaatatgaaattaaatctcatggtctccattattggttgtaggtaatttaacataaagacgaatataaattatatatacgtcacccatcgtggcatgtaatttatggtgtctagaatgttatagaaattactagaacaaacttcttaaattaataaattttgaaaggaataaatacagattttctttatttctgatttggggcgattttgtcaaaaacgggttcatcgaacttgtaaggctgtgggttttaagcgagaccgatgtgactcctccactatctggaaatcaaaccattgatgaatattgaattgaagtattctattcaaggcaaaattacgaatattggaaggtatacacgccacccatcgtggcgtaccaagttccatagattttgaataatttaagatttgatgatggtatacacttagctatgaaaaataatatagtccaccccaacgtggcatattgtttagtaataggaccgaagtaacatttaaacaaaattaggtggtatacatgtcacacatcgtggcgtaccagaagcttatggtgtttatatgttagtgcattaaattttaataattgttagaggaatcaatagatcttaataattaatgcacccttatttatgtgatgtttttatgcatgattctcaggataaaatgggttttaatccactattcaccatacttaaggataacaaacttaccggacctaactatattgaatggaaacgaaatttggacattgtgttgactgctgaggagtacaagttttgcacttatgaacccaagcctgaatagcctgctgttgatgctcttgaagatgagaaagagtattataaacggcggattaaggctgatgaaatgtcgcgatgttacattctggcagcaatgtcgggtgttttgcagcatcagcatcagtctatggccactgcttcagatatgctctttaatcttaaggaactttttggagatcagaatagggatgctaggcaagtagccatgaaggctttaatgaacactcagatggctgaaggcacacttgtaagggatcatgttctcaagatgatgtctcatctgaatgagatagagatcattggtgctgaacttgacggggaaacccagattgacattatccttatgagcttgtccaagagtgttgagcagttccgcttgaattacaacatgaacaagaggcagtatagtctcgcggaactgctgacagaacttcaggcagctgaaggattatttcggcagagtgttcaagtgaatgtggctgagaaaggttcttcctctaagccaaaaggtattaagaagaagaaaaaggctcagacacagaaagctgtgaaggcagtgggagttcggggtggtgtgaaaaagccgaagggaaagtgcttcagatgcaaacagtcaggtcactggaaacaggattgtcctcttcctaagaagacaaacaatactggtatgtctctttctctagttacagaaacatttatagcgactatatctacgagcacttggtgtgtagatacaggagccactgatcatgtttgtaattctatgcaggggttccaactatccagaatgcttagagatggtgagatatacgtgttcatgggagatgctacgaaagtagcagtagttgcagtaggagttattcatttatcttttggttctgataggattttggttttgaacaattgtctttatgtaccttcttttagaaggaatttagtttcagtttctaaacttgctttggatggttataatgtttgtttggatcgtaatgtttctattatgatgaataaacgaattatatgttctggtacattgcaagacaatttgtatataattaatcctagtcaacctgcactgtaactgcaatttagggaattgaacaacacatcttctaactctactaaaagaaaggaaccttctagtttgaaccaaacatatctttggcacttgagattaagtcatattaacttgaggagaattcaaagactggtagtagacgggcctttaagctcattggcagtggagccatttccagtttgtgattcctgcttggaaggtaaaatgactaatagacctttcaaggaaaaagggaatagagccaaacaactgttagaattggttcactctgatttatgtggacccatgaatatccaagcaagaggtggttatgaatattttgtcactttcattgatgattattctagatatgggtacgtttatttattgcaccgtaagtctgagtgctttgataagttcaaagagtacaaagctaaaacggagaagcgacttaataaaagtatcaagtcactacgatcagatcgtggtggcgaatacttgcttggagaatttagggaatatttatcagaaaatgggatagaatcccagttaactgcaccaggcacaccccagcagaacggtgtagcagagagaaggaaccagactcttttagagagtgttagatcgatgatgagttattcggatttacccaagtcattttggggacatgccttagagacagcagcttatcttctgaacttagtaccttctaagtcggttcctaaaacccccttagaattgtggaccggggataaaccgagtctaagacattcgaatatggggttgtccagcacatgtgctgaacaagaacgcgactaagttagaatctcgtacagaagtaaggttgtttgtaggctaccccatgggaacgaaaggatatttattttatagttcgaagaatcgggatgtcattgttagcaccaatgcaagattcttggaggaggactatataatgaatcacaaactcatgagtagtgtcattttaaaggaactagtgggagggacaaataatacccatgaagctatagtacaagtagaacaaccacaacataatgtacaacctgtcactaataccgtaccagtgcctcgtcgtagtgggagggttgttcaacagcctgatagattcatgtttttgggagagtcttcagacttggtccctggtgaacatgaagatgatccccgtacatacgtagaggcagtacaagacaaagatgcagatctttggcaaaaggcgatggaatctgagatagaatcaatgtattctaatcaggtctgggagctcgtggaaccacccaaaggtataaaacctattggatgaAAGTGGATCTaaaagaaaaagaggggattagataaaaaggtgaaagcctggaaagcaagacttgttgcgaaagggtatactcagaaagaaggtatcgattatgaggaaaccttttcaccggtagtcatgcttaagtcaatccgtattcttttatctatagcagctcatctcgattatgggatttggcaaatggatgtcaagatagCTTTTTTTAAtagaagtcttgaagaaaccatctatatgcagcaaccaaaaggattcattaaggaaggccaagagcatctggtatgtaagcttaa
This genomic interval from Apium graveolens cultivar Ventura chromosome 8, ASM990537v1, whole genome shotgun sequence contains the following:
- the LOC141679797 gene encoding protein KAKU4-like; protein product: MKLFTFMTDTNSISDNDDSEDEDDVASCDDDIPFKKDNTTTEINNGEEPQLSVKSPNWVIEKLLLQETFSREESNKLIEIIRSRVVDCSTMEEGKGAGLMETPSRSYDTPDRCGKAVMEAKYWLEEKKTGSSSKSDMLAQINKGSPVGVAKSYMQARPPWASPSLRNSGSRTPSPMVIDHFKDEKLSSVDGSSFSSAQKRGTLSAGSWTIQDEIRKVRSKATEEMLRIPSSRIDLSSFTSDHKKSQSSVVPDDSSDKVNVSKSLPEIEPLDASVDLVVGSCTIHDSKGSALGMKKDHLQAEQFSTIPDTSILLWAPPLILTSQSVWSI